One Mauremys reevesii isolate NIE-2019 linkage group 5, ASM1616193v1, whole genome shotgun sequence genomic window carries:
- the DMP1 gene encoding dentin matrix acidic phosphoprotein 1: MKTVLLLISLWALSCAHPVPSHQNAHSGSSEERGDTISEESLNEEADSADDTYSSPKSSAETGGEDFNADEHDDIDEENHDPAVVSSRSSESYPDDIDARSTQDYEEEDSFRIKQARHKNWADHEDSGDFDDVEEVDENSHGDQSTEKNSQEDANEIPAIDSSDNGDNHVRGSRESEDKDDFENDGFLHQSNGFDSSKGDEERYSLTDEEDDSGDDIFNENNEEEVKGADPRYTVRPTETDEQNAVVDGDRDGEHRDTAIGKKDSSSSSSSSSSSSSESRGFGNGEVASRGRHVHRKGNRGESDSDSASSSQEETGDFDDEGMQGDDPSIFESEGGNSNMVHGAVHSKESSQETSREHHYGKRKSSSKSLKHSQSHVFQTGDDTSEEDDSAEHNDSKSKEDSKSPEDNSRSEEHVASRSREDVTSQSKENVTSRSREDVSSQSSEESQESQEESEENSKDVDSTSNEHSGSKSKEGQEDRDSPEDDSKTSVSDSESTEDTRDDSKSEEKSTSTEDSLESEEDKDGPSHSKSAESRSASKESSSSEEGNASDSNEEDISSEELRGQDSKSAETNDSESKEEEDSESRERSASQSASQEDDSISRSMEIESRKLVLDVYHNKPIGDYDDNDCQDGY, from the exons ATGAAGACAGTACTCCTGTTAATCTCTCTCTGGGCTTTATCCTGTGCTCATCCT GTGCCCAGCCATCAAAATGCCCATTCTGGAAGCTCCGAAGAACGGGGG GACACAATAAGCGAAGAAAGTCTGAATGAGGAGGCAGATTCTGCTGACGATACTTACAGCAGTCCTAAAAGCAGTGCAGAAACTGGAGGAGAGGACTTCAATGCTGATGAGCACGATGACATTGATGAAGAAAACCACGACCCAGCTGTGGTTTCTAGCAGGAGCTCTGAAAGTTATCCAGATGATATTGATGCCAGGAGCACTCAGGACTATGAAGAGGAGGATAGTTTCCGAATTAAGCAGGCTCGGCATAAGAATTGGGCTGATCACGAGGATTCTGGTGACTTTGATGATGTGGAAGAAGTAGATGAAAACAGCCATGGTGATCAATCAACAGAGAAAAACTCTCAG GAGGATGCAAACGAGATTCCTGCTATTGATAGCAGTGACAATGGAGATAACCATGTCAGGGGCAGCAGAGAATCAGAAGACAAGGATGACTTTGAAAatgatggatttcttcatcaaTCCAACGGCTTTGACTCTAGCAAGGGGGACGAGGAAAGATATTCTCTGACAGATGAGGAAGATGACAGCGGAGATGATATCTTTAATGAAAATAATGAGGAAGAAGTTAAGGGGGCAGACCCTAGATATACTGTTCGTCCCACTGAAACAGATGAGCAGAATGCAGTTGTTGATGGAGATCGAGATGGTGAGCATAGAGATACCGCTATTGGGAAAAAAGatagcagcagtagcagcagcagcagcagcagtagcagcagcgagAGCAGAGGCTTTGGTAATGGGGAGGTTGCCAGTCGCGGCAGGCATGTCCACAGGAAAGGAAATCGAGGTGAGAGTGACAGTGACAGTGCCAGCAGTAGCCAAGAGGAGACAGGTGATTTTGATGATGAAGGAATGCAAGGCGATGACCCATCCATCTTTGAGAGTGAGGGTGGCAATTCCAACATGGTTCATGGTGCTGTTCATTCCAAAGAGAGCAGCCAAGAAACCAGTAGGGAGCACCACTACGGCAAGCGGAAAAGCAGCAGTAAATCACTGAAACATTCACAGAGTCATGTGTTCCAAACTGGTGATGATACTTCAGAAGAGGATGATAGTGCAGAGCACAATGACAGCAAATCCAAAGAGGACAGCAAGTCCCCAGAAGACAACAGTCGCTCCGAAGAACATGTTGCCAGCCGCTCTAGAGAGGATGTCACCAGCCAGTCAAAGGAAAATGTCACCAGCCGCTCCAGGGAGGATGTCTCCAGTCAATCAAGTGAAGAGAGTCAGGAATCCCAAGAAGAAAGTGAGGAAAACTCCAAAGACGTGGATAGCACATCCAATGAACACAGCGGTAGCAAATCTAAAGAAGGGCAGGAAGACAGAGACTCCCCTGAGGATGACAGCAAGACATCAGTAAGTGACAGTGAATCCACAGAAGACACAAGGGATGACAGTAAATCAGAGGAGAAGAGTACATCCACCGAGGACAGCTTGGAATCAGAAGAAGATAAGGACGGACCATCTCACAGTAAATCGGCTGAGAGCAGAAGTGCCTCAAAAGAGAGCAGTAGCAGTGAAGAGGGCAATGCCAGTGATTCGAATGAAGAGGACATCAGTTCTGAAGAACTGCGAGGCCAAGACAGCAAGTCTGCAGAAACTAATGATAGTGAATCTAAAGAAGAGGAAGATAGTGAATCCAGAGAGCGCAGTGCAAGCCAATCAGCCAGCCAGGAAGATGACAGTATATCAAGGAGCATGGAAATTGAAAGCAGAAAGCTAGTGCTTGATGTTTATCACAACAAACCCATTGGTGATTATGATGACAATGACTGCCAGGATGGGtattaa